The DNA segment CACTTGCCTGAGAATGATCTGACTTCGGTGGCATTCGACCGGGCAGCGCGGCCTTCCTGACGTCAAGCGGTGAGGAAGGAAGGCCGGCGAAACCGACAGCACAGGCAGGCGGACGCCAGCCGTGCCCGATTCGTTAGGATCGGGAGAAGAACCCCCTTCGCTTCAGCGTGTAGGGTAATGAGTGTCTTTGTCCCGGGGCGGTGAGTCCAATGCGGGAGGCGATCACCGAGCCAGGGGCAGGCCGCGCGGAAGGCGACGGCCTGCCCCAGCCCGCTTCATTCGGACCTCAGCGCGCGCATGGGATCTACCCGGGTTGCCCTTAGGGCTGGCAGCGAGGCCGCGACCAGCGAGACGACCACGAGAAAAATTGCGGTGAAGGCGAATACCACAGGGTCTGCGGGATTAACCTTGAACAGGTAGGATGCCAGCAGCCGTGTGGAAACATATGCCACCACCAGCCCGATTACAATTCCTATGCCGGCGAGCCTGACTGCCTGGCCGGTCACCAGCAGGAGGATATTCCTTCGCGACGCTCCCAGAGCCAGACGTATGCCAATCTCTTGCGTGCGCTCGATGACTGAGTAAGACATCACCCCATACGTTCCTATGGCGGCCAGTAGTAGCGCCAGCCCGCCAAGCACGGAGAAGATGAGCAGGATGAACCGGCGCTTGGCTAACGAGGTATCCAGGAAGTTCTCCATGGTGGAGAGATTGGCGACCGGCAGTTTATCGTCTATTCCCGCCACCATCGATTTGATCGGGCCGCTCAGACTAGCCGGCGTTGCCGACGTGCGTGCGACGATGACCAGAAACCGCGCAGGGCTTTGGGCCAGCGGTATATAGAACGCCATATCGTCTGCATCGTCGAGGGCGGCGCGTTTGACATCGCCGACCAGGCCGACGACCTCATAAGGAGGGCCGTTGGCTGAGAAGACCAACCGCTTGCCGACCGGGCTCTCATCGGGCCACACCTTGCGGGCCATCGTTTGACTGACGACCAGAACCGGCTGCGCGTTCTCGCCGTCGGCTTGACTGAAATCACGCCCGGCGATCAGCGGTATCTGCATGGTTTGCAGGTAACCGGGGCTGATTCGCCGGCACTGAGCGAAGGTCTTCTGCTCCGCCTTATAGACATGGCCCTCCTGGACGAACCCCCACCAGTCACTGATCCCGCTGCCGCCCAGAGGCAGCGTTGTGCAGAGGGCGGCTGATTGCGTTCCGGGCAGGGATTCAAGCCGGCTGACGAGCTGATCGTAGAACAACTTTCTTGATTCGGGCTTGGGGTATCGAGAGTTCGGCAGTGACACGGTTGCCGTGACGACCTGCTCCTGGTTGAAGCCGGGCTTGATCGAGATCAGGAGGTAAAAGCTGCGCACTAGTAAGCCGGCCCCGATCAGCACCACAAGCGAGAGCGCCAGTTCGGTCATGACAAGTAGGCTGCGCACCCGTGCGCTGCTCCGGCTTCCCTTAATCCCGCGCCCGAATTCCTTGAGCATCCCGTTGGAATCCGTCTTTGATAACCGCAGCGCCGGCGTCAGCCCGAAGATCAGTACGCTGACGAGCGATAACAAGACCGTGAAGGCGATCACGCTGCCGTTCACGCCGGTCTCGTTGAGGCGGGGGATATCGCCGGGATTCATCATGATCAGGAACTTGATGGCCAGAGAGGCCAAGAGCAAAGCGAGCCCGCCGCCGAGCGTAGCCAGCAGGAGGCACTCGGTCAGGATCTGGCGCAGCAGCCGCTTGCGGCTCGCCCCGAGGGCCGAGCGAATGGCAATCTCCTGCGCGCGCGCCGCGGCCTTGGCCAGCATCAGGTTGGCGACGTTGGCGCATGCGATCAACAAGACCAGCCCGACGGCGGCAAATAGGATCATCAGGATTAAGTTGATGTCGCCGATGATCGTCTCTTTCAGAGACTCGACCCGCGCCCCGACCTCGCGGTTGGTGTCCGGGTACATCTGCGTGAGGCTCGCGCTCAGCGCATTGATTTCGCTGTCAGCCTGCTTGACCGAGACGCCCGCTTTCAAACGGCCAATCACCGGCAGGTGACGAGAGTCGCGCGGCTCGTCTTTGGCGGGCCATGCGAACCACATCTGGGCGGGGCCGACCAGCGTATTGAACTGGTCCGGGACAACGCCGACGATTCTGGTGTTGTAATCATCAATGACCAGTAGCTGCCCCAGCACATTGGGGTCAGCGCCGAACTGCCGTCGCCAATACCCCTCTCCGAGTATCACGACGCGGTTGTCGCCACTGTGCCCATCCTCTTCGGGCAAAAAGGCCCGTCCGATGATCGGCTTGACCCCCAGCAGATCAAAGAAACTCGCCGAAACGTCAGCCGTCTTCAGTTTATCCGGCCCGTTCGGCCCGATTACCGCATTCTCGCCGGCGCTGTAAACGGCTATCTCGGCAAAGCTCTGCGCGTTCTTCTGCCAGTCTTGGAGGTCCTTCCAGGAGGTGACGCCAATCTTGCCGGCCTGATTATAGGAAAATATTCTCACCAGTTCGTCGGGGTTCTCGAAGGGCAAGGGCCGCATCAGCACGGCATGGACGGCGCTGAAGATGGCCGAATTAGCGCCGATGCCAAAGCCTAACGTGATCACCGTCAGGAAGGTGAAGAGTCGGTTCTTGGCAAGCACGCGCACACCATAGCGCAGGTCCTGAAGAATGGTTTCCATCTTGGTCTCCTCCCGCCGCGCGGCGACGCCCGGCTGCCGCGGCGCGACGACGTCGCCGCGCGCATGCCGGCGCGCACGGGCGGCCCTTTAAAGCTAATTAACTGACTATACCACACCGGCCAGCAGCCGACTAAGCGCTGCTAAGCCGCTTACGAGGTGCCGACCGGATGCCCTTTTATTGCCCCTTTTTCTTGTGACACTGTAAAACCATGAAGCCATTCCAAAACGTCGGGTGGCGGTTCTGGCAGGTCACTTCGTCGAGGAGGATGTCGTAATCATTCGCGCTTTGCGAGATGAAATCGAGCGTCGCGCTTTTCGGCTCGGTCCAGTTCGTGTCATCGACGAAGACCAGGCAGCCGTCGGCGAAGAAAGGCTCGGCCACCTGCAAGCCTTCGTACTGGTTTGCATAGCTGTGCTCGCCGTCATAGAGGTATGCCCCGATCTGCCCGCGGTGGAATTGACGAAAATAATCTCTGTAATCCATATCATAAAAAGAGTGGCGGCGGCTCTTGTGCTGGTTGAACCGTTCTAGAAAGGCTTTGCGCGGCCCGCCGAATTGGGAGAAGTTGTCTATCCCGACGCAGGTCTTCTCCGGGTTGTCTATCATGCCGGATAACAGGGTGAAGCCGTTCCACACGCCGACGTTGACATAGGCCAGATCATCCGGCATCAATGACACCGCCTTGTTAATGATGGCGCCGATGGCAAACGTCGACATACGGGGAATGCTGAGCAGGTGGCCGAGCCTCCTGATCCTCTCGCGGTCGCCGCCGGGGATCTCTGTATTCATCACCTCCAGCTCGCCCGTCGATTGGGCCGAAGTGATGTACCGCTTCACCCAGGCGTTGGTTTTGATGAAGTCAGCCACCGGCACGTCGGGCTGAAGAATCTTGAAAGCGATCTGATTGATGTATTCGGCGTACTCCATATTCCCTCCACAATCGGCGGCGGTCTCCCGCGCCTGTGCGATGCGTATTTACGCTTAGCTGCTGACGACTTGAAAGGTTGGTTCGGCTAGGCCGCCGCGCCGGCCCGCGCTTTCCGCGCGTCGGCCGCCACGAAGGCATGGATTTCGCCGAAGACAGGGTAAAAGTCAGGGTAGGTCCCCTCATCGACGAGGTGCTCAAAGGTAGCGTCGAGCTGCTGCCCTTCGGGAAACTCGGGCAGCGGCCAATGGATGACGACTTCATTCAGACCGTCGCGCACCAGGGCCTCGCCGACCGTGATCTGCCAGCTCTGCCAGTCGCGGGTGACGGCAAGCTCGCCGAGCGGCGTACCGTTCACTTCAACGGCAATGTCGCCTTCGGCCCGACCGCCGCGCGGCAGCCTGCAAGTCAGGCGCAGCCCGACCGGACAGTCCGATTCGCCGACAAAGATGAACCGCGAGGTCTGCCCGTAGGCTTTATAATAATCACTGCGCATGCGCAGCAGCGGGCTTAGCCCCTGCACGGCAAAAGCCCACATCAACTCTCTCGGCTGCCGCGCCGCCGAGCAGTAGTAATAATCGAGCAGGTTATTGTCTTTGCGCGCGACGCTGTGTTCCTGCTGCTGCAATTTCTCCAGCCGCCCTCGGTCCACGCCGAGTCTTCGGGCGGCGCGCTCAATGGCATTGAGAAATACCTCGTCGAGCAGGTGTTTGCTGTATTGGACCGTATAGAACTGGATTAGTCCGGCCCCCAGCTTGGCGAATTGTTCTGCCGAACGGCTCATCAACATGGGCGGTCGCCGTGTCTGGAGCTCACTGAAGGTGGTGATCATCTGCGCCACCTTCGGCGAGTGATCCACCGCCCGCTGACAGAAATGATCGACCAGGTCGCCGGACTGCCACCAGTGCGCGTTATGCACCGCGGCCAGGAAAGCCGCTTCGGCTTCGACGTCGGCGGGCGGGGCGATGCGTCTGTCGGCCAGGGCGCTCCAGTGCGGTGCCGCCCCGGTCAGCCTTTGCAGCAGGCGCGCGGCGGTGGCCGACATGGCCAGGCGAATCCCGTCGCTGGTCAGATGGCAATGATCGACGAAGAGCCGGCGGTCCGGCAATTCGCCCTTCAGGTATTCATTGAATGCCAGGGGTAAATCGACGATCTCGCTGCCGCGCTTTCCGGCTTCTTCGCGCAGCGTTTCCTGCACGACCGTGTAGGACCTTGAAGGCACGTATCCCGTGTTGTCCCAGATCAACGCGTCCCGCGCCCGCTCCAGGTGATGCCTTTCCGCCTGCCGGTCTCCTGCCCGACGGCTGCATTCGGCGAGCAGGTACAAGCCGGCGACACAGACGCCCTGGTCAAGCTCGACCATCTTTTCAGCCGTCGCCCGCGCCGCCGCCGTGTCGCCATTTTGCAGAGCCTGGCGCGATTGCTGCCACAGCGCCAGCCAGTCCCGGTTCGCGCCTGCCTGGAGATAAGGCGCATTGGTTTCCGGGTCGCGCCAATCGCCGAGGTTAAATTCCGGGACGATCCAGAAAAACGGGATGCCTCTGGATTGATAAAGCGACGCGACCGCCTCAACCAGATTTTGAATCTCTCGTTGCAGCCGCTCTTCGGCGAAACGCTTCAAGCCGGCGACCCCCGCCTGCCGCGCCACCGTCGATACGGAGCGCCGGTAATCCGGGTCATTGACGGAGGCTGAAAAACCAAGCCCCCAGTTGTTTCCGGCAAAGATCACCACCGCGTCCGGTTCGAGCACGAGCGCCGATTCGGCCAGTTCCAGCAGTTGGTCTTGCAGAAGGCTCAACCGCGCCAGGTCAATGACCTCGACGCCGGTTTCGGGGAAATAGGGCTTAAGGATCTGTTCAAGGACCTTGGCCGGCGTAAAGAGCGGGTCATAGAGGTAGCCGCGAGCGACCGACTCGCCGATCAGGACGATGCGCCGCTTTGCGCCCTTCGTCTCGATCCTCCCCTCATTCGCCCACATGTTCCACTCGTTCGCACGCTCCAGGCTGCGCGCGAAGTAGGATTTGCCATCCTTTGACTTGCGCTCCCAGATTCCTATACGATCCGAGGCTCGCGCCGGCTGCCGGCTGTCGGCCTCCGGCTGGGCGCACGCACAGGCCGGCCCTGCGAACAGGCCGGTCAGTTGTAGCAGGCGCAGCAGGTGCGAACGGTCGTCCGAGCTGGCCAGTTGCGCCAGGTGATTGGCAAAAGGTTTTAATAGTTCCGGTGGGCGGTTCATGCCGCGTGCCTCCTCAAAGTAAGGTGTAGACGAGGTGGCTGATGGCCTCGTCCGGGTTCGCCTTTCTCGCCATCCCGCCTTGCGCCTGGAGCTTCCACAATGGCGGAATACTCGCCCGCTCAATGATGAAGTCCTCGATCACGAGAATGTCGATCTTCGATCTCACGAAGCACATGATCGCATCGACCGGGCTACAAACGATTGGCTCGCCCCGCATGTTGAAGGACGTGTTGAGCAGGATGGGGCAGCCTGTGCGACGATGGAACTCTTCGAGCAAGGCCGCGAATCGCGGATTGACCTCGGGCGCGACGGTCTGCACGCGCGCCGACCCATCAACGTGCTCGATGGCCGGCAGGTCGAGCGCCGATTTCACCTGACAGGTTTCCAGCATGAACGGCGACGGGTGGTCAAGCTCGAAGTGTTCGGCCTTGCGTGATTCCAGCACGGCCGGCGCGAATGGGCGAAAGGCTTCGCGCATCTTCACCAGCGCGTTGATGCGGTCGCGCATATCGGGCCGCCGCGGGTCGGCCAGAATCGAGCGGCCCCCCAGCGCCCGCGGCCCGAACTCCATGCGTCCCTGGAACCAGCCGATCACCTTCCCCTTAGCGAGGTGCTCGGTCGTCGCCCGAATCAACTCTTTCTCCCTGCCCCTGTAGTCTTCGTAGCGGGCCGGCGTGCTCTGCA comes from the Blastocatellia bacterium genome and includes:
- a CDS encoding ABC transporter permease produces the protein METILQDLRYGVRVLAKNRLFTFLTVITLGFGIGANSAIFSAVHAVLMRPLPFENPDELVRIFSYNQAGKIGVTSWKDLQDWQKNAQSFAEIAVYSAGENAVIGPNGPDKLKTADVSASFFDLLGVKPIIGRAFLPEEDGHSGDNRVVILGEGYWRRQFGADPNVLGQLLVIDDYNTRIVGVVPDQFNTLVGPAQMWFAWPAKDEPRDSRHLPVIGRLKAGVSVKQADSEINALSASLTQMYPDTNREVGARVESLKETIIGDINLILMILFAAVGLVLLIACANVANLMLAKAAARAQEIAIRSALGASRKRLLRQILTECLLLATLGGGLALLLASLAIKFLIMMNPGDIPRLNETGVNGSVIAFTVLLSLVSVLIFGLTPALRLSKTDSNGMLKEFGRGIKGSRSSARVRSLLVMTELALSLVVLIGAGLLVRSFYLLISIKPGFNQEQVVTATVSLPNSRYPKPESRKLFYDQLVSRLESLPGTQSAALCTTLPLGGSGISDWWGFVQEGHVYKAEQKTFAQCRRISPGYLQTMQIPLIAGRDFSQADGENAQPVLVVSQTMARKVWPDESPVGKRLVFSANGPPYEVVGLVGDVKRAALDDADDMAFYIPLAQSPARFLVIVARTSATPASLSGPIKSMVAGIDDKLPVANLSTMENFLDTSLAKRRFILLIFSVLGGLALLLAAIGTYGVMSYSVIERTQEIGIRLALGASRRNILLLVTGQAVRLAGIGIVIGLVVAYVSTRLLASYLFKVNPADPVVFAFTAIFLVVVSLVAASLPALRATRVDPMRALRSE
- a CDS encoding class I SAM-dependent methyltransferase — its product is MEYAEYINQIAFKILQPDVPVADFIKTNAWVKRYITSAQSTGELEVMNTEIPGGDRERIRRLGHLLSIPRMSTFAIGAIINKAVSLMPDDLAYVNVGVWNGFTLLSGMIDNPEKTCVGIDNFSQFGGPRKAFLERFNQHKSRRHSFYDMDYRDYFRQFHRGQIGAYLYDGEHSYANQYEGLQVAEPFFADGCLVFVDDTNWTEPKSATLDFISQSANDYDILLDEVTCQNRHPTFWNGFMVLQCHKKKGQ